Within Lolium rigidum isolate FL_2022 chromosome 5, APGP_CSIRO_Lrig_0.1, whole genome shotgun sequence, the genomic segment AAGACTTCCGAATGGAATGATTTTGAATATAAATTTCTTGGTAAAAAACCTTCACCCAATTTTGAATTATCAAAGCAAGAGCTTTATGTAAGAGTGGAAGCCCCAAAAGGTGAATTAGGAATTTATCTAGTAGGAGATGATAGTCTTTTCCCCTGGAGATGGAAAATTCGTCCGCCCGGTTTTATTAATTTACAAATTCTTCCTCAGCTAGTTAAAAAAATGAAATTGGCTGATATCATGACGATATTAGGTAGTATAGATATCATTATGGGGAAGTTGATCGTTGAAATGATAATAGATAGGGTAGAAGTAGAAATTATCAATTCTTTTTCGAAATCAGAATTATTAAAAGAAGTCTATGGACTCATATCGATTCTACCCATTTTGAGCCTCCTTTTGGGAATCACAATAGAGGTACTCGTAATTGTGTGGTTAGAAAGAGAAATATCTGCATCGATACAACAACGTATTGGTCCTGAATATGCTGGCCCCCTAGGACTGCTTCAAGCTATAGCAGATGGGACTAAACTACTTTTTAAAGAAGATATCTTACCATCCCGAGGAGATATTCCTTTATTTAGCATTGGACCCTCTATAGCAGTCATATCAATTTTATTAAGTTTTTAGTTATCCCTTTGGCATATCATTTTGTTTTAGCCGATCTTAGTATTGGTGTTTTTTTATGGATTGCCATTTCAAGTATTGCTCCTATTGGTCTTCTGATGGCAGGATATAGCTCAAATAATAAATATTCTTTTTCAGGTGGTCTACGAGCTGCTGCTCAATCCATTAGTTATGAAATACCATTAACTTTTTGTGTGCTAGCAATATCTCTACGTGTGATTCGTTAAAATAGGATCCTTTTCCTCTAAAATCCATTAACTATTTATCTTCCTTTTCTTATTCTGTATTCGGGTTGATAATTTAAACTAGATAGCTATATGAGTGAAACAAAACAGCTTAAAAATTtgtagtaaaaataaaaaatctCATTTCCTACGTACAAGAAAAAGTTGAAGTAAACATAAGCAGTATAAACTCTTTATCCCAAGGTTGATTTTTTAAATTAGTCATCATATCTTGAAGCAGGCAAGAATAAAGGATTCGCAATATGGAATTCCATTACTAGAACATTTCTAGTTATTACTATTAATAATAAGAAGAATCCATCAAAAGTTAGTGAAGGGTTAGAAACACTAAAGTACATAAAGGATTAGTAATGGAGAATCTAAGACATTAGAGATTTTTCCCCATAAAAGGAATCATAATAAGGACTTGAAATTTGTGGAAATTATCAAGTAGTACTTTCTTCAGATTCCGATCCAGAGTATATTCCTATTCACTTGTTAAAGAAATGGCTATAAAGAACGAATTAACCCTTTAtcccttttttctttttaaataCCCCCTACCCAGGGAAAGAAgagtaggacaaaagatatggAGTGCAATCCAAAAAAATTGGAATTATTCCTTCCTCTAATACATATTCATACAGAATTCCTTATAAACTAATGCCTAAATCTTTTCATTTATTAATTTAATTACTATAACAAGTGTTTTATTCCAAGATTAAGTTATTACTGAACAAAGAAAAAAATTTCTTATATTATAAAGGATGAGATCAATTCGGAAGCGCTTTTTTTTATTCTAGCAGACAGAATTCCTTTGGTCTAATTTAggacttttcaatatattttattttCCCTAATTCTATCTACGCTACGGAGGCTAATAACGAAACGAAACAGTCTTCTTTTTTTTCTGATCATAGAGAAGCCGTATGAAGCTAAGGTTTCATGTACGGTTTTGGAATAGCGGTGGGAACTGTGATGTTATCATCGACTATGATTATCTAACAGTTCAAGTACAGTTGATATAGTTGAAGCACAGTCTAAATATGGGTTTTTTGGATGGAATATTTGGCGCCAgcctataggttttctggtttttctAATTTCTTCTTTGGCAGAATGTGAAAGATTACCCTTTGATTTACCAGAAGCGGAGGAAGAATTAGTAGCAGGTTATCAAACCGAATATTCCGGTATAAAATAtgctttattttatcttgtttcTTACCTAAATTTATTAGTTTCCTCTTTATTTGTAACAGTTCTCTACTTAGGTGGGTGGGATTTATCTATTCCCTATATAtccttttttgattttttcaaaatgaaTAACGCAGTTGGAATTTTGGAAATAACAATGGGTATCTTTATTATATTAACTAAAGCTTATTTATTTCTCTTCATTTCTATCACAATAAGATGGACTTTACCCAGGATGAGAATGGATCAGTTATTAAATCTTGGATGGAAATTTCTTTTACCTATTTCCTTGGGCAATCTCTTATTAACAACTTCTTTCCAACTTGTTTCACTATAAAGAAAATAATACAATAACAGTAAGAATATTTTCAACACAAAGGCTCTGTCAAACAAGAGAAAGAAACATAAATTTTTCATAGATATAGAATGAATATGTTCCCCATGATAACTGGGTTCATGAGTTATGGTCAACAAACAATACGTGCTACAAGGTACATTGGTCAAAGTTTCATAACTACCTTATCCCACACAAATCGTTTACCTATAACGATTCTAATAAGTTGTTTAACCGTTTTATCAAAATGCAGAACTATTAGTATTATACTTGTGCTAAAATTTGCACTCATAATTTTGTGACATCGTGGAGGTATTGAGATCATAAGTGGCACCCAATCCAAATACCCAAGTGACATGAGTCCACGTTAGTACTTACTCAGCCATTTTATGAGTTTTGGTGTTCTTTGTAGCCGTACTTCATGAATTATGAAAACTTAATCTTATTGGGCCATTTGttttcatgaattgccttgctttTGTGCCTAAAAAGATTAGATTCATGTGTCCGTGCCGGCTCATCTCAATTACTGGCTCCCTGCCGCACATCGACCTGTTGCATGTACAACGGTGTTTTGGTGATTTTGCGTGCCATGGTAGACTCACGCAGGATGGAGACGTTGTGTGGCACAGCGACAACGTCTATGGCAGCAAAGGGAAGTTTTCCAGGGGACCAGATATTCAGTTAATCGCAAATGAAAGGCCACCATGAAAGAGAAATCACTTTCTAAAATCCATCATTTTGTCCTGAATAGTAGAGGTTGTAAAAGGGGCTCACACACACGTCGACACAATCCGCAAGGTTAGAGGGCGCAATCGAAAAAGGAGAGGTCACGTCAAAGAACGCCGAACAccgatctccagcggcgcgacacatttcggacacccaaaatgtccgcggttgtccgtttgcgtcgcgaggcagacgcggaaatggtcgcgtgtccgtttgcgtctggggcaggctccagcggggcgacgcattttgggcgcaggccagaattcaaaaaatgGAAGCACGCATAAACTTTTGCACCAAATTTTACATCCGCAATTTGAGGGCTGAAACAAATTCACCCCACTTTGCATATCGGACGGCGCAAAGTGGagaccaaaaggggcacaacaaggcctgaacagcaataaaaatgtccaaaaggagaacaaggtgctgggcgcatggcgccgacgatcaggcgtctcgcgcgcggatttcggcgcgcctctttaTGAACCAGGCtttggtgtcgtcgtcgacgctgctcaagtcggctagcatgatcctagtgTCCTCCGCAAGAATCTTGGCCTGggcgtccatcctcctagcctcggtgtcaagcaatttggcctcggcgtctgccttttggacctcaattacctctttggcgaggttgtggtagatggcagctgcagcctctttttccagacgcctcttctcgtccctagcagccaaggcggcacgattatcggccatcatcttctccatgctcATGGTGAACGCAAGGGCCTGCGCCTCCCGCTGTAGATCGGCATTGGTAGCCTTGTGGCCttggggacgaggtggaagggctggacggccttgatcgtcgtcctCACCGTCGAGGTTGACcgctgtcccattcctcacagcttcgttgtaggccgcatagcttgtcatccacttgttggCATCCTTCAGCATGttccagcaatggaccatatggaagcccttcttatgcgtcgccctgaacttctccaaggcgcgggatacctgcattcatagccgccaatgatgtacatacaatGATGCAAATAGTGTTGAATGATGATGGTTCTATCGTGTTTACCATTGTCATGACGCcagcgccgcttacggggttgttaatagcatgttcgacgaacaggatgcggggctgtggcatgctctcctccggcacctggcgcgtcttctgtgtcgcgcccgagctggagtcaccgcttctaggcgtccggttgaggtcgggaaccgccgccccggtcaactccaccggcggcaggccggacgcgaaccgcgacgccgggtggccctgcaagggagcgggagttccaggacgcagctgggaacttaccgagctgaccgacgaggcaggaggagcgacgccggcgatcccctctctcttgacgagcatgtagccctccgccaaggtcggatggagggctacttgcgcgacgccggctttgatctgcatctgccacgcctgctggttggcggccgcgaaACTCTTCATCTTCTGGTTCCTGCGCCGGCTGCGACGTTTCGCGGCCTCGATCACtttctcctccggggagagcaccttctttgccgccttcgcctttgcctcccggccgccgccggtgtcgGCCCGCATTGCTTCCGGCGGACCCTCCATTGTGGCtacggtcgtggctacgggggagtgtggggcagcggcgggtgcggcggcgagggtttgatccgcatccatggcggtggctgcggcggcgaggacgtccattgcTTCTGGACTgtttcgcgccggtctagtttgcttTTTCGCtcggggaatggccagtggcgggaattATATCGGCCTCgctgccactgacgcgcgggtcctacgtctttttcggcggtcactcggcgcgaccgccaagcgtccgcggagacgcaaatctggcgtatatttgggccaggtttgcgtctccgcggacgggccggtcactttgcgtcgccccgctggagcagggcccagacgcatttccggtcacggcggacgaaaacgatcgctcagcgaccatttacGTCGCGCCGCAAACGGCGTCACCCCTGTTGTACTCTCTTCACACGATCGAGCATTCAAGAGCACGGCCAGTCCCTGGAAAATTTGTGCGACACGACATTTCCTACTACGGAGTAGCTACTATACATTTGTGTGATATGATGCGCGTGAAATCTGGAGAGCAACAACATTCCCCGTGAAAAACGACGCATTTCATTTTTTCAACTAGAATTTGGCCTAAGCATTGCAAGAACCGGAAAATTAACCGTTGCTCCTCTGGCCCGCATGTGTCTCTGGCCAATTAAGTTACCGCCGCGACCGGTCGCGTAAATGTTTCTTACCATGGCACGCTGTGTGCAAGGAATGAGACTGGAGAAGGCACGCACGCATCCCATTCTTTTTGAAGTCGACCTCGCCTCTCTCGGTTTGTCAACCCTGACTGAACCGGAGCACGGGCTAGGCTTCTGACCTTTTGGCCTTGCTGGATTGATATATGCTGAAAATGTACACATGCAAAATAGTTACTGCTGCCTCTGCGTGTGTCTCTGGCCGCGGCACGGGCCGGTGAGGGTGTGACAGTGTGGCATGGGCGAGCTGAGAAGAGTACGCACGCGCGAGCCGCTTCACGCACAGCATCCATCCAACTGCACGAATCAATGTTCGTGCATGCAGGTTCGTCAGGCTCGCATAAAGACATACTCCGGTACAGGGGCTGTACTTGCTCACGTACTGTTCCACATTGCCATCCCTGATAAACGATCAGGGCTCACATGCCAACGAACGACTTCGAGTACAAATCAAATTTGATGATCAGCAGTGCAAAGATGCTAGTACGTGCCCCACATAATCAACTGCACATAATACATGGTAGAAAGTAGAAACTCGAAATGTTAATGTTACAACTTGCTATTGTTTGAAAAGAACTTGAAAATCTATCGTGCCACCATCTAGACATCATCAATTCTCTTTTAGACATAAGGAACATTAAATTAATAAATCCACGAATAACTGATACAAGATGCTGAAAGTTGGCAACACACACGAAGAAAGAAAATACAACAAGAAACACAGCTTGAGAGCGAAACCTTCAGCCATTCGCGCAATCAGAAACTTTGAAGGGGAGGTTGTGGAAATAGGCACGCCATGGGAGAAAGATACATATGCACTGAATtatcaaaaatagaaaaataaaaatcttgtttaaatattgttcgatgcgtaataactgaaACTTTTCGGATGTGTCCATCCTACTTATGCAGGGACCAAGTGTAATATTATTTGAGTATAATAAAGCAcccattatcaaaaaaaaaagaaatagaaagggATAATAGGTGTTATCTTAGGTGGTGGTTGGACCGCCACTGTTGTGAGTGTTTTATCACCACGACAAggtctttgttttctttttcttttttcttttattggTTGTgtgtattttttatgttttttggaCATCTTGTTGGTTCAGAAGCTGATTATAATTTGTATCTTCGCGATATTATTATATtatctttatcaaaaaaatagaAAGAGTGATTCTCATCTGAATGCTAAGTACTAAGATAAAACACGCTGATTACGAATAGCAGCAGAATCATAAGACACATTTAAAAAaaacaaggcaaaagatttgctATTATAATTAATACAAAACAAGTTTTAGAGTTTTTAGGATAATTGCCTAGGACACATCCTTGAACTTTTAACAAACGCCTACGCAAACTATATAACTCAAATATTATACCTAAACTTCTAGGTCATGGATTTTTTAAACGATGCAAAAGATTTGCTATTTTGATTATATAACTCAAAATTTGTGCACAGGCCAAGCACCAAGTTGTTGCCTCATCCATGACCTTATCGATAACCATGGCCTTTGTGGAGAGGTAATTCCAAAAGACTAGTATTGCGCTCTTTTCATATTTTCAATAGATGAGCATGATAATTGACGCCAAAGCTTTCCTTTTTGTCCATCTTCCTAAGGCCATATTTGACCACCAACCGTCTAGGAATGGTTCGTTGGCCCAAGACTCCGGTGGTCTATCATGGATGACAAATCACGAGAGGATCTCTTTCCAAACCCTTGTGGTGAACATACAATTTTTACAATAGGCGGATAATTTCCACAATTTCGCTATCCCCGAAGTTGAAGGCTATCAGCCATCCACGCTCTATTTTTAATAACCAACCAAGCAAAAAAGTTTACATTTTGGATCAGCACACGCTTTTCAAACCAAAGCACAATGTCCTCCAAACCAAAATCTCTGGACATACTCCCTCGATTTCAATAAATAAGCCAtcctagttttacgtgctttatCTTCGATCAAAAGTTACTTTAAATAAAACAAGATTGTTGGTATATATGAAATTAGTAAAACAAGATGTTGCATCTAATAATATCTTACACATCATCATACGAAAATAAAATTAAAACCTCGAAAGGTCAATACCTAATATTACCTACTCTACTAAAACCTAGAACTCGCAAGTTGGCACAATCCAAGCAAGCATCACAAACATCCGAGAGAGATATTCATCAGACAACTATCCAACAAcagaaatgaaaagaaaaggtaaCCCAATCTACTGCCACCGATGAACACGCTCGAAGCATCCTGCCAATAGATGACAGGTTGAGGTTCAGGTTCAGGCCACGCACCCCAGGCAGCCCATCCAAAGGCTCCTCCTCCTGGGTCGGCGCTTGTGGGAggcggcgagctccggcggcGGCACCTGGTACAGGTCCTCGTCGACGGGCCGGACCACCCTAGTGGCGCGCGccaggctgccgccgccgcggcagcCTCCGACAGCCTCCGACGCCGGCCTCGCGCGCCGTCCCTTCTTCTCCAGGGACGCATCACTGTCACCGTCCGGCACCCTCCTTCTCGGCTTCTTGGTGGGCATCGGCTTGTGCTGGGGCGGCGAGTACCTGAACCACACGTCGCTgcacgcctccggctcgggcgtGGCGTAGCAGTACGCCAGGGCGGGCGGCGCCACCGCGGCAGCCTCCGGGTCGTCATAGTGGTGGTAGTAGTTCCACTCCCCGAACGCCGGCACCTGACGCCTCCTCGCCGCCTTCTGCGAGACCAAAACGAGTAAGTACAAGATAAAGGTTGTGACCACCGCTCCGGCATGTATGGAAGGGAGGAAGGAAGCCTGGATCACACAATGCCTACCTCCATTTGGTTCCACACGCAGCAGAGCAAGCACGGGACAGACAGAATGAGGtcgaggagaagaagtggaagctGGGGCCGGTCAGTGGGGCTGGCTGGAGTAGCTAAACAGAATGGAATGGCGAATGGGACCTCTCCAATGGCTGGCTGGATGCCTGTATCTGTATTTATAGCGAGAAATGGAATGGCGCTAGTCAGAACGGGCCAGTGCGTagcgttgaagaagaagaagaagaagaagaaaaagaagaagaagaagaagaagcgaggGCGGGGCATCGTTGGGA encodes:
- the LOC124657296 gene encoding uncharacterized protein LOC124657296, coding for MVATFSVHRENTWVDDVVLRRAQFGKAVRDLASEAPLPLLPGASGTLDPSRHGRVNGYVVVALGRRSGSMEAVGHLVVTVTDTGIQPAIGEVPFAIPFCLATPASPTDRPQLPLLLLDLILSVPCLLCCVWNQMEKAARRRQVPAFGEWNYYHHYDDPEAAAVAPPALAYCYATPEPEACSDVWFRYSPPQHKPMPTKKPRRRVPDGDSDASLEKKGRRARPASEAVGGCRGGGSLARATRVVRPVDEDLYQVPPPELAASHKRRPRRRSLWMGCLGCVA
- the LOC124651138 gene encoding NAD(P)H-quinone oxidoreductase subunit 1, chloroplastic-like; its protein translation is MSLPLTRKDLMIVNMGPQHPSMHGVLRLIVTLDGEDVIDCEPILGYLHRGMEKIAENRTIIQYLPYVTRSNSSSTVDIVEAQSKYGFFGWNIWRQPIGFLVFLISSLAECERLPFDLPEAEEELVAGYQTEYSGIKYALFYLVSYLNLLVSSLFVTVLYLGGWDLSIPYISFFDFFKMNNAVGILEITMGIFIILTKAYLFLFISITIRWTLPRMRMDQLLNLGWKFLLPISLGNLLLTTSFQLVSL